The following is a genomic window from Streptomyces chrestomyceticus JCM 4735.
CGCGGACCAGCGGCTCGGTCAGCCGGGCGCCCGGCGCGAGCAGGTGGGCGGCGGTACGGCCCTTGCCGCACAGGGCGCCCCGGTTGACGGGGAAGGCGGGACGCTCCACCACCTCGGCGGGGGCGTCCGCGCTGCCCGCCGGGAGGCGGCGCAGGCCCATGCCGCACTGGAGGGAGCAGTACGGGCAGTGGGTGTCCACGGGCGACGCCGGGGCCGGACGCGCGTCCGCGCCCGGGAGCGGGGCCGCCGGGGTGGCGGTGGTGCGGGGGGTGGCGGCGTTCATGCGGCCAGCCTGCGGCGCCCGTGTTTCCGCCGGTCCGGGGCGGCGTTACGGGCCGGGGAAGGGTGCCTCACGGCGCCCGTACGGGGGAGGTGAGGAGGCCGGGGGGCCGCTCACGCCCGCCCCCGGCGGCCCGTCAGCCACCGGAAACCAGCCGTCACACCCGCGCAACGGCCCGGCAACGCCCGGCTGCCAGGCTCCCCTCATGCAGGCGTCGACCCCGCCCCCGCCGCCCGCGGCCCCTTCGGGCACCGCGGTCCCCTTCGACAGTACGGCGCAGCTCATGACGGAGATCAGCATCCAGCTCGGCGACCGGCTCAGCCGGGTCCGGCTGCGCGGCCTGCCCCCGCGGCCCCGGGCCGACCGCCCACCGGATGCCCCTCGCCCCGTCCATCCGCCGGACGCCGCCCACCCCACCCTCCTAGCCGTGGCGCACGGCAGCCGTGACCCCGCCGCGCTGCGCACCGTCACCGCCCTCCTGGACCGGATACGGGAACTGCGCCCCGGCCTCGCCGTCCGCCTCGGTCACATCGAGCTGAACGCGCCCCTGCTCCCGGACACCCTGGCGGAGTTGCACGGCCAGGCCGTCGCCGTACCCCTGCTGCTGGCCCGCGGACTGCACGCCAACCACGACATCCCCGCCGCGCTGGCCGACGCGCCGCACCTCGCCACGCGCCTCGCCCGCCCGCTCGGCCCGCACCCCCTGCTCGCCGAAGCCCTGCACGCCCGCCTCGAAGAGGCCGGAGCCCGGCGGCCGAGCGCCGTCGTCCTGGCCGCCGCCGGGTCCCGCGCCCCCGAATCGGCCGCCGACACCGCCCGTACGGCACGGCTCCTGTCCGACCGGCTCGGCGGCGTACCCGTCCTGCCCGCCTACGCCTCGGCCCCGCGGACGGCGGCCCGCCCGGCACCCCGCTCTCCGTCCCCGCCGCGCTGCGCGCCCTCGCCGCCCGCGGCCACCGGCGGCCCGCCCTCGCCTCCTGCTTCACCGCGCCCGGCCGCTTCGCCGCCCAGTGCGCCGCGGCCGCCCCCGGGCCCGCCGCCGCGCCGCTCGGCGACCACCCCGCGCTGGCCCGGCTGGTCCTGCACCGTTACGACCAGGCACTCGCTGCACGCGGCGAGTGCGTTCAGGACTCCCCCGGGGCGGCTACCGTCACCGTATGACGGGCACACGAACGACGGGCCGCGAAGCGGGCCACGACGGTACGGGGTACGGAGCGGCCGACACCGAACGCTGGGTCCCCGAGCCCGACAAACGCCCGGGCCGCACCGCCTTCCAGCGCGACCGGGCCCGGGTGCTGCACTCCGCCGCGCTGCGCCGCCTCGCGGGCAAGACCCAGGTCGTCACCCCGGGCAGCACCGAACACCTGTGGGACGCCAGCCCGCGCACCCGCCTCACCCACTCCCTGGAGTGCGCCCAGGTCGGCCGCGAACTCGGCGCGGCGCTCGGCTGCGACCCGGACCTGGTGGAGACCGCCTGCCTCGCCCACGACCTGGGCCACCCGCCCTTCGGGCACAACGGCGAACAGGCGCTGAACGAGGTCGCCGCGCCCTGCGGCGGCTTCGAGGGCAACGCCCAGTCGCTGCGGCTGCTCACCCGCCTGGAACCCAAGCGGTTCGTCCCCGACACGGACGGCACGGCCGTCAGCGTCGGCCTCAACCTCACCCGCGCCGCCCTGGACGCCGCGACCAAGTACCCCTGGCCGCGCGGCGGCCACCCCACCGACCCCGGTTCGGCCAAGTTCGGCGTCTACGAGGACGACCTGCCGGTCTTCACCTGGTTCCGGCAGGGCGCGCCGGAGGCGGCCCGCAGCTTCGAGGCGCAGGTCATGGACTGGGCCGACGACGTGGCGTACTCGGTGCACGACGTGGAGGACGGCCTGCACGCCGGCTACCTGGACCCGAACTGCCTGCTCGCCGAGCCCGAACGTGCCGAAGTGTTCGCGATCGCCGCCACCCGTTACGCACCCGGCGCCGACCCGGCGGAACTGGGCGAAGCCCTCGACCGCCTGCTCGACCAGGAGTGGTGGCCGCACGGCTACGACGGCACGGCCGTCGCCCAGGCCCGCCTGAAGGACGCCACCAGCCAGCTCATCGGCCGCTTCTGCCTCGCCGCCGAGACCGCCACCCGCGCCGAGTGGGGACACCTCCCGGGCCGGCCGGGCACCGGGGGACTCACCCGGCACCGCGCCCGGCTCGTCGTACCGCCCGGAACCCGGCTGGAATGCGCCGTGTTGAAGGCCGTCGCGGAACGCTACGTGATGCGCCGCCCCGACCAGGAGGCGCTCCGCGCCGACCAGCGCATCGTCATCGCCGAACTGGCCGAGGCACTGGTCGCCCGCGCACCCGACGGCCTGGACCCGCAGTTCCGCGCCCTGTACGACCGGGCCGAGGCGGCGGGCGACGACACCGCCAGGATGCGCGCCCTGATCGACCAGATCGCCGCCCTCACCGACGCCTCGGCACGCTCCCTGCACGCCCGGCTCACCCGGCCGCGGGGCACGCTCTGACCAGCGGCGCCCGCGCCGCCGGGCCACCATGGACGGGGCCGGCGCGCCCCCTGGGGGACGGGCCCTCTTCCCGCGGCACGCCCGCTGCGGGACGCTCGGGCTTGAGTGCCGCGTACCGGGGGAAACAAAAACAGGTGCACGACGACACGCCGGGGTGGACGGCCGCGGAACGCGATATGACAGATCCGCGTCACACGACCGGGCGGTAACACGCGGCCGCCCGCGCCGGGCAGTACGCGGCGCAAGCACTGCGGGGGGTAGAACGGGGACACGACCGGGGGCGTTCACGGACGCGGACGCACCGCGCCGCAGCGAGGAGGAAGCAAGTGGTCGACGCACACCAGACGTTCGTCATCGTCGGGGTGGCCTGGCCGGGGCAAAGGCCGCCGAGACCCTTCGTGCGGAAGGCTTCACCGGCCGGGTGATACTGATCTGTGACGAGCGCGACCACCCGTACGAGCGCCCCCCGCTCTCCAAGGGGTACCTGCTCGGCAAGGAGGAGCGCGACAGCGTCTTCGTCCACGAGCCCGCCTGGTACGCCGGCGCGGACATCGAACTGCACCTCGGCCAGCCCGCCGTCCACCTCGACCCGGTGGCCCGCACGGTCCGGCTCGGCGACGGCACCCTGATCGCGTACGACAAGCTCCTGCTGGCCACCGGCGCCGAGCCGCGCCGCCTGGAGATCCCCGGCACCGACCTGGTCGGCGTCCACCACCTGCGGCGCCTGGCGCACGCCGAGCGGCTGCGCGGCGTCCTGCAGTCCCTCGGCCGGGACAACGGCCACCTCGTCATCGCCGGGGCCGGCTGGATCGGCCTGGAGGTCGCCGCCGCCGCCCGCTCGTACGGCGCCGAGGTGACCGTCGTGGAGCCCGAGCCGACCCCGCTGCACAGCGTCGTCGGGCCCGAACTGGGCAGCCTCTTCACCGACCTGCACCGCGAGCACGGCGTCCGCTTCCACTTCGGCGCCCGGCTGACCGAGATCGCCGGGCAGGACGGCGTGGTGCTGGCCGCGCGCACCGACGACGGCGAGGAGCACCCGGCCCACGACGTGCTCGCCGCGATCGGCGCCGCCCCCCGCACCTCCCTGGCCGAACAGGCCGGCCTCACCCTGGTCGACCCGGCGCACGGCGGCGGCGTCGCCGTGGACGCCGCGCTCCGCACCTCCGATCCGCACATCTACGCGGCCGGTGACATCGCCGCCTTCCCGTACTCACTGCTGGCCGCCGAGCACGGCGAACCGGCCGGGCTGCGCGTCGAGCACTGGGCCAACGCCCTCAACGGCGGCCCCGCCGCGGCCCGCGCCATGCTCGGCCAGGACGTCACGTACGACCGGATTCCCTACTTCTTCTCCGACCAGTACGACGTCGGACTGGAGTACTCCGGCTACGCGCCCCCGGGCTCGTACGACCAGGTGGTCTGCCGCGGCGACGTCGGCAAGCGCGAGTTCATCGCCTTCTGGCTGAGCGAGGGGCGGCTGCTGGCGGGCATGAACGTCAACATGTGGGACGTCACCGGGCCGATCCAGCAGCTCATCCGCTCGGGCCGGACCCTCGACCCGAACGCGCTGGCCGATCCGCAGGTGGCCCTGGACTCGCTGCTCTGAGTCCGGGACGCCGGGCGCGTCCGCGCGCCCGGCGCCGGAGCCCCCGTACCGCAGCCGACGCCCAGGGAGAGACCCACCCGTGAGCGGAGTCACCGTCACGCTCGCCGACGTCCAGGACGCCGCCGCCCGCGTCAAGGGCGTCGTCCACCGCACCCCCGTACTGCGGTCCCGCACCCTCGACGCCCTCGTGGGCGCCGAGGTGCACCTCAAGTGCGAGAACTTCCAGCGGGCCGGCGCCTTCAAGTTCCGCGGCGCCTACCACGCCATGTCACGGCT
Proteins encoded in this region:
- a CDS encoding deoxyguanosinetriphosphate triphosphohydrolase, whose amino-acid sequence is MTGTRTTGREAGHDGTGYGAADTERWVPEPDKRPGRTAFQRDRARVLHSAALRRLAGKTQVVTPGSTEHLWDASPRTRLTHSLECAQVGRELGAALGCDPDLVETACLAHDLGHPPFGHNGEQALNEVAAPCGGFEGNAQSLRLLTRLEPKRFVPDTDGTAVSVGLNLTRAALDAATKYPWPRGGHPTDPGSAKFGVYEDDLPVFTWFRQGAPEAARSFEAQVMDWADDVAYSVHDVEDGLHAGYLDPNCLLAEPERAEVFAIAATRYAPGADPAELGEALDRLLDQEWWPHGYDGTAVAQARLKDATSQLIGRFCLAAETATRAEWGHLPGRPGTGGLTRHRARLVVPPGTRLECAVLKAVAERYVMRRPDQEALRADQRIVIAELAEALVARAPDGLDPQFRALYDRAEAAGDDTARMRALIDQIAALTDASARSLHARLTRPRGTL